Proteins from a genomic interval of Lolium perenne isolate Kyuss_39 chromosome 1, Kyuss_2.0, whole genome shotgun sequence:
- the LOC127305689 gene encoding U1 small nuclear ribonucleoprotein 70 kDa, with product MGDYGNAMMRNQDAGVQSRVKAQSRANLLQLKLIGQSHPTGLTTNLLKLFEPRPPLEHKPPLEKRKLPAYSGMAQFVTRFADPDDPEYAPPVPTCETRAEKKDRIRQLKLEQGAAKVAEELQKYDPQNDPNVTGDPYKTLFVARLNYETSEQKVKRDFEAYGPIKRVRLVTDKVTNKPRGYAFVEFAHTRDMKSAYKQADGRKVDNKRVLVDVERGRTVPNWRPRRLGGGLGSSRIGGEDAAQKHSSRELQNAAGRPRSEEPRRGDRPADRDREKSRERVRERDRDERPRERSHDRTRDPREERPHHRDRERTRDRDRERDPERDRGRDRRDRDRHKDHGRDRDQDRDRKRERSHGRGRDRDRDYERSGHELDPARDRDYKRARHEHDRGHLQESDADYGNGDPSYRQHEHHRSHEQYGYGQPEIERPKRHEHYGDDSHSKMPTNYQGQPDDAEPEGPEEGEAY from the exons atgggcgACTACGGCAACGCCATGATGCGGAACCAGGACGCGGGCGTGCAGTCCCGCGTCAAGGCGCAGAGCCGCGCAAACCTCCTCCAGCTCAAGCTC ATCGGGCAGAGCCACCCGACGGGGCTCACCACCAACCTGCTGAAGCTGTTCGAGCCGCGGCCCCCGCTCGAGCACAAGCCGCCGCTCGAGAAGCGCAAGCTGCCGGCTTATTCCG GGATGGCGCAGTTTGTAACGCGGTTTGCGGATCCTGATGACCCCGAGTATGCTCCGCCTGTACCCACATGCGAGACTAGG GCTGAAAAGAAGGATAGAATCCGCCAACTAAAGCTTGAGCAAGGTGCAGCTAAGGTTGCTGAAGAGCTTCAGAAGT ATGACCCACAAAATGACCCCAATGTCACTGGAGATCCATACAAAACACTCTTTGTTGCAAGACTT AACTACGAGACATCCGAGCAGAAGGTGAAAAGGGACTTTGAGGCTTATGGGCCTATTAAAAGG GTACGACTTGTGACTGATAAGGTTACAAATAAACCTAGAGGATATGCATTCGTAGAGTTTGCGCACACTCGGGACATGAAAA GTGCTTACAAGCAAGCTGATGGGAGAAAAGTGGACAACAAGAGGGTGCTTGTTGACGTAGAGCGTGGTCGAACTGTACCAAATTGGCGCCCTAGGAGATTGGGTGGTGGACTTGGATCAAGCAGGATTGGTGGTGAAGATGCTGCCCAGAAGCATTCTTCTAG AGAGCTACAGAATGCTGCTGGGCGCCCCAGATCAGAGGAGCCTAGGAGGGGTGATCGTCCTGCAGATCG GGATCGTGAGAAATCACGTGAAAGGGTGCGGGAAAGAGACCGTGATGAGCGGCCCCGTGAACGATCCCATGACAGGACTCGTGACCCAAGGGAAGAGAGGCCCCACCATAGAGACCGTGAGAGAACTCGGGACAGGGATCGAGAACGAGACCCGGAGAGAGATCGCGGGCGTGACCGCCGTGATAGGGATAGGCACAAGGATCATGGCAGGGACCGAGACCAGGATAGAGATAGGAAACGTGAGCGCTCTCATGGCAGGGGCAGGGACCGTGACAGAGATTACGAGCGTTCAGGCCACGAGCTGGACCCTGCCAGGGACCGAGATTACAAGCGTGCGCGCCATGAACATGACCGTGGTCACTTGCAGGAAAGTGATGCTGATTATGGTAATGGTGATCCCAGCTATAGGCAGCATGAACATCACAGAAGCCATGAGCAGTATGGTTATGGCCAGCCTGAAATTGAGCGCCCAAAGCGACATGAGCATTACGGTGATGATTCACACAGTAAAATGCCAACCAATTACCAGGGGCAACCTGACGATGCAGAACCTGAAGGCCCCGAGGAAGGTGAGGCATATTAG